The following is a genomic window from Nymphaea colorata isolate Beijing-Zhang1983 chromosome 3, ASM883128v2, whole genome shotgun sequence.
TACTCTTTTGGTAGGACTCTACATGGTCGAAACATTCccatcaaaaacaaaaacaagagaacAAAAGCATCTTACAGCTTCAAGTGATTCAGTCACAATTGCATCTATCGAGCAATTTTTTAGACCAAAAGCTAGACATACTTTGCCTTGACAGGgcaaattgaaaagaaagaagacgGAGAAATAGAATGCAACAGATCTTTGCATCAGATCGGTCCATTATTCAAGTGCGTCACATACCCACTTTAGATCAGatgaagaaattaaataaagagCAACAGAACTTGCGTAGAGAGAGTGAAAGACTTATACTCGCGCGTTCATGAATGTCTCTGTCTATTTAAACTTGCCGACAGAaacccctctctctttctctcttttcatacACAAACAGGCACACATATTAACGCCAAGCAGCATCAAATTTCGACGCGAATAACTAGATTTAGATGCATCAAATCCGTTTACTCCCGTGagtgcatgagagagagagagagagagaggtgcacCTAGAAGCTATGGCTGGAGGGGGCGGTGAGTTATGAGGGTAAGAACGATTCATAAAGATGGATGGGACTCCATGAGACGGCAACCCGCAATCAATATCGGATGCCCTACCACTCCCATCTCCTTTCTCTGCTGCTGAAGCTGCCGCTGCCGCTACCGCTAGCGCCTGCCCACCATGGCCTGCAGAGAACGAGGCACCCCAACCATTGTCCTTCCTTTATGAGACACCAATCAAATAATTCATCGACTAAATTCAAAGACGACAGTACGCTGCGCGACAGGCAGCAACAGTGGACCCGATGTGAAAGCAGAAGACCAATGTCACTACTCTCCACCAGATAAGATGGAATGTAATGGAGTTGCATGGGAATGAACGGTCCAGATTACCTGCTCCTCTGTCTGTGCTCTTCACCGTCCGATACATCTACGAATACGagagcaaaaagaaagaaattaatcaGATGATCTCCTCGGTGCTATTCCAACACTGTTGTGGGCGCTGAGGATTGTGTAAGAAGGAAAACTAACAGATGTTGCTAGACCAATGTAAGACAGAAGATTATTTAAGCGATTTCGTgcatattgttgttgttgtctgATAGGAAATGGATTTTGGCTTTGGTAGGGTCGGTTTGGATCATATTTTACTGTAGACAATTTCACCACACTGTAAGTAGACTCTGTTGGTGGTCAAAGCCTAGGAGGCTGAACCCGTGACGGGTTGTTCAATCTGATTGGCTCACACATTACACGGTGGTCTACATCTAGCGGGCTAAATATGGCTACATGGCTCACGCTTTGGTTCATTGGTGCCATTGAATTTGAGTTTATGAGGCGGTGGCTGCAACATGAGTACATGACCGAGCTGGTCGGGAGAAACATCTTGTAGCTACCATGAATCCATGGTATATAGCCTTTTAATCTATGTACCTGTAGATGACTCTTTACATGAGCCAAGGTGAGATCCTTCACGTTCATGAGCTCCAACACTGATTTTGGCGTCGCCCCTGAAATTTATAGTTCTCTGTTAAGAACAGTTCATCCACTTCATCGACAAAACCAGCAGGGAAATCTAGAACAAgttatatataaaaggaaaagagagaaaaaaaatttcttattgCTGTCAGTTCTCGTTGTTGCCATACTCTCATGGCCACCGAGGAGCTCCACGGCGTGAACGAAGTGGGCGTGAAGGGTCGTCGTCCATCTCATTCTCGGTGCCCTTATGCTCCGCTTCCCGCCTGATCCGAACCTCGAGCTTCTTTTGAAGTCTCGGCTGCAGACGTGCaggtgctgctgctgctgatgctGGTGGCCGAAGGACGCCTGCCCTTGCACGCCCGAGTCGAAGCCGAGCCTGAGGGAGGGCTCGTAAGAGCCAAGCTTGCCAGAAGCGTGTGCCGACCCCATGAGTGGGGAGCAGCAGCCTTGGTCCTGGCTGGCCTCGCTGCCGCTGCTGGCCGATTCCGTGGCCGAGCTCTGCTCGTAGTATGACCCCATGAGCGGGCTGTGGCCTGAGGTGATCGGAGGACTTATCTGTAGGGACAAGTCCGGAGAGGCCGTCTTGGTCTTCATCTGCTTTTTacagatagaagaagaagaagaagaagaagaagaagaagaagggggagTTGTGGGGATGTTGATGGTGGGGAAAGGAGAATATTAAAGGCTAAAGTCAAAGTGCGGTTGTGATTAGGTCATGATGGCAATTGTGAGTTTTATGATTTGCATGGGAGTTGTAGGGTGTAGGACgcagggaaggaggaagggagGTAGCTAGGCTGGCTAGGTGGTCGAAATGGTTCTGTGATCCGGCAGAGTTCATAAATGCTACTCTGCAGCCACAGGcagagcgaaagagagagagagagagagagagagagagagagagagagagaggcactcTTAGAAACCAGAAGTCTTGGTGATGTTAACCGGGAGAGATAGACGAAGGGTTATTCTTTATACCCTTCACATacttgagagtgagagagagatagagggaaaGGACAAGAATTCCTTCGTTCCTTTCTACTATTATCTGGtacttttcttttaaactttGTAGTCTTTCTCTGCTTTCTTTCTCTAATCTTTGTTGGTCCCATCCTAATTTAGAATATTCTCGACCttttttgtcttcaagaaacgtGCCCCTGCCAGAGGCGTGTCCTCCTTTCCCATaaccattttattttcaccAACATCGACTTACTCCATCCATTAACAGGATCGTTTCACTCGCTCGATAACCAGTGTTTCCCTTCGCTTTGATCATCACCGGCCGGCCACCTTAGGTGAGCATGCACTCCCACTATCGAGGACGACCCTGAAGAATTTTTCCGGCGACTTTTTTCTCAAGAATATTTTCTTGACGTTCGGTCAAACAAAACGGTTTGCAGGTCTCACTGAAATTCCAGTACATGAGGCTTTTAAAACAGAGACACGTCATCCACGGATAATTTATCTCCGGGTTTCGTATCCTCTACAAGCTCACCCTCAGGCATTTACGACTTAAAATCGTGGAATTCGAAGCGCAGGCCTACAGATCGGTTGATGGAAACGTTGGTTCTTAAATTATGCAAACATATCATCTTGTTTGGATGCGTAAACAGGATTTAGATTTCCAACATCTTGCCTACCGATAAGATTTCGGAAAGATACATATGTGTGAGGATTCTAAATCTGCAAAATAAGAGAAGTTTGGAGAAAAGTTGGAAACTTTTCCTGTGAGAAGCGATTGGACAAAATTTATGGGAACCAGATTGTATTGTACAGGAGGGATTTTGTTTCATCCGGCCAGATCTCATTTCCCAAATGCTCCGTCATCTGTGATCATGAGAGgcaaatatcaaatttttatgGAGGGTGGGAGTGGTGCAAGTGTTGGATCATTTTAAGAACGTGATTTGGCAGGCGAGCTAACTCTGTCCTCGGAAACAAACAGgcgcaaaaagaagaaaacatattCCAACCAGAAAGACGCAGCCAAAATGCCAACAACATTATTTAAAACATTTCCCCGAGCTTCGCTTTTCGCCCTTGTATATATTT
Proteins encoded in this region:
- the LOC116249715 gene encoding probable transcription factor KAN4 isoform X2; the protein is MKTKTASPDLSLQISPPITSGHSPLMGSYYEQSSATESASSGSEASQDQGCCSPLMGSAHASGKLGSYEPSLRLGFDSGVQGQASFGHQHQQQQHLHVCSRDFKRSSRFGSGGKRSIRAPRMRWTTTLHAHFVHAVELLGGHERATPKSVLELMNVKDLTLAHVKSHLQMYRTVKSTDRGAGHGGQALAVAAAAASAAEKGDGSGRASDIDCGLPSHGVPSIFMNRSYPHNSPPPPAIASRTITSWKVCVFRKDTKGNATVMRTLTLVLLTFSPSCPT
- the LOC116249715 gene encoding probable transcription factor KAN4 isoform X1, yielding MKTKTASPDLSLQISPPITSGHSPLMGSYYEQSSATESASSGSEASQDQGCCSPLMGSAHASGKLGSYEPSLRLGFDSGVQGQASFGHQHQQQQHLHVCSRDFKRSSRFGSGGKRSIRAPRMRWTTTLHAHFVHAVELLGGHERATPKSVLELMNVKDLTLAHVKSHLQMYRTVKSTDRGAGHGGQALAVAAAAASAAEKGDGSGRASDIDCGLPSHGVPSIFMNRSYPHNSPPPPAIASRGPCSSPEGNAWSGMEQEDPQIHSASGNFRNENLKDNYFMEGMCVPQGHEGKCYSDAHTHLSPSHFLSKLPNLEFTLGRQSWQSDHSDSPNELTLLRC